The following coding sequences lie in one Cannabis sativa cultivar Pink pepper isolate KNU-18-1 chromosome 5, ASM2916894v1, whole genome shotgun sequence genomic window:
- the LOC133037950 gene encoding uncharacterized protein LOC133037950 isoform X2: protein MKRMGDATDRETSFICSRCSPGRVVSIISQLSSEQKTLVNEIGFGNLLGLKKCNLKRKLIQWLVDNFNVEDGCLRVHGKVYEMNSHLFSYITGIHDGGEHLSDSKSDNCNDGRILISHLEEKLKCNNKTDMGFVHQFLLFIVSVFLMPNTTVYASRDYEAQILALKDLANVRRINWASMSFKYLVMGLSAFKRSSSKYVCGCLYFLQVFYLHHVRCSESFVDRSLCPIWWWSDCETNNMIEWIDKNGGLGSSTINMREILSAFDMDNVVRSLSHLCCRVENLEKVYLELQPNVLKEPSKDCLKFSRSEPYFTKREFGMDDQDYHCHYLRDFDPMVIESNIGSLVDNDNKDFVMDDIEKNEQKDKVNIVERLTQDKGDVVSSVLESNFSNMISLYKTSNGMRVGAFNLSHRLSEEEFSLALYMFDPILSGR from the exons atgaaaagaatGGGGGATGCTACAGATAGGGAGACATCCTTTATTTGTAGTCGATGCTCGCCGGGTAGAGTTGTGTCGATTATTAGTCAGCTTAGCAGTGAGCAAAAAACTTTAGTTAACGAAATTGGATTTGGTAACTTATTGGgtttaaagaaatgtaatttgaAAAGGAAATTGATCCAGTGGTTGGTAGATAATTTCAATGTAGAAGATGGTTGTTTAAGAGTCCATGGAAAAGTGTATGAAATGAATAGTcatttattttcatatattacTGGTATTCATGATGGTGGGGAACACTTATCGGATTCCAAATCTGATAATTGTAATGATGGGCGGATATTGATCTCTCACTTGGAAGAGAAGTTGAAATGCAACAACAAGACTGATATGGGGTTTGTCCATCAGTTCTTACTTTTTATTGTCAGTGTGTTCTTGATGCCTAACACAACAGTTTATGCGAGTCGGGATTACGAGGCTCAAATATTAGCATTGAAGGATTTAGCCAATGTGCGAAGAATTAATTGGGCTTCAATGTCGTTTAAGTATCTCGTGATGGGTTTGAGTGCATTCAAAAGAAGTAGTTCAAAATATGTTTGTGGTTGCTTGTACTTTTTGCAG GTTTTCTATCTTCATCATGTGCGATGCAGTGAATCATTTGTAGACAGAAGTTTATGTCCGATTTGGTGGTGGTCTGATTGTGAAACTAATAATATGATTGAATGGATTGATAAGAATGGGGGATTAGGCTCTTCGACA ataaaCATGCGAGAAATCTTAAGTGCATTCGACATGGATAATGTTGTTCGCAGCCTCTCCCATCTTTGTTGTAGGGTTGAAAATTTAGAGAAAGTTTACTTAGAATTACAACCCAATGTTTTGAAGGAACCTAGTAAAGATTGTTTGAAATTTTCCCGCTCTGAACCATATTTTACTAAGAGAGAGTTTGGAATGGACGATCAAGATTATCATTGTCATTACTTGAGGGATTTCGATCCTATGGTTATTGAATCAAATATTGGAAGTTTGGTGGACAATGACAATAAAGATTTTGTTATGGATGATATTGAGAAAAATGAACAAAAAGACAAAGTAAACATAGTTGAGAGACTAACACAAGATAAGGGAGATGTTGTGTCTAGTGTGTTGGAGTCAAATTTTAGTAATATGATTTCATTGTATAAGACCAGTAACGGTATGAGGGTCGGTGCATTTAATTTGAGTCATCGCTTGAGCGAAGAAGAATTTTCCTTGGCGTTATACATGTTTGATCCTATACTAAGTGGAAG aTAA
- the LOC133037950 gene encoding uncharacterized protein LOC133037950 isoform X1 yields MKRMGDATDRETSFICSRCSPGRVVSIISQLSSEQKTLVNEIGFGNLLGLKKCNLKRKLIQWLVDNFNVEDGCLRVHGKVYEMNSHLFSYITGIHDGGEHLSDSKSDNCNDGRILISHLEEKLKCNNKTDMGFVHQFLLFIVSVFLMPNTTVYASRDYEAQILALKDLANVRRINWASMSFKYLVMGLSAFKRSSSKYVCGCLYFLQVFYLHHVRCSESFVDRSLCPIWWWSDCETNNMIEWIDKNGGLGSSTINMREILSAFDMDNVVRSLSHLCCRVENLEKVYLELQPNVLKEPSKDCLKFSRSEPYFTKREFGMDDQDYHCHYLRDFDPMVIESNIGSLVDNDNKDFVMDDIEKNEQKDKVNIVERLTQDKGDVVSSVLESNFSNMISLYKTSNGMRVGAFNLSHRLSEEEFSLALYMFDPILSGSEVLVENPQFVVQRIHFLSLRPHHHVHRKVCVIKVCFC; encoded by the exons atgaaaagaatGGGGGATGCTACAGATAGGGAGACATCCTTTATTTGTAGTCGATGCTCGCCGGGTAGAGTTGTGTCGATTATTAGTCAGCTTAGCAGTGAGCAAAAAACTTTAGTTAACGAAATTGGATTTGGTAACTTATTGGgtttaaagaaatgtaatttgaAAAGGAAATTGATCCAGTGGTTGGTAGATAATTTCAATGTAGAAGATGGTTGTTTAAGAGTCCATGGAAAAGTGTATGAAATGAATAGTcatttattttcatatattacTGGTATTCATGATGGTGGGGAACACTTATCGGATTCCAAATCTGATAATTGTAATGATGGGCGGATATTGATCTCTCACTTGGAAGAGAAGTTGAAATGCAACAACAAGACTGATATGGGGTTTGTCCATCAGTTCTTACTTTTTATTGTCAGTGTGTTCTTGATGCCTAACACAACAGTTTATGCGAGTCGGGATTACGAGGCTCAAATATTAGCATTGAAGGATTTAGCCAATGTGCGAAGAATTAATTGGGCTTCAATGTCGTTTAAGTATCTCGTGATGGGTTTGAGTGCATTCAAAAGAAGTAGTTCAAAATATGTTTGTGGTTGCTTGTACTTTTTGCAG GTTTTCTATCTTCATCATGTGCGATGCAGTGAATCATTTGTAGACAGAAGTTTATGTCCGATTTGGTGGTGGTCTGATTGTGAAACTAATAATATGATTGAATGGATTGATAAGAATGGGGGATTAGGCTCTTCGACA ataaaCATGCGAGAAATCTTAAGTGCATTCGACATGGATAATGTTGTTCGCAGCCTCTCCCATCTTTGTTGTAGGGTTGAAAATTTAGAGAAAGTTTACTTAGAATTACAACCCAATGTTTTGAAGGAACCTAGTAAAGATTGTTTGAAATTTTCCCGCTCTGAACCATATTTTACTAAGAGAGAGTTTGGAATGGACGATCAAGATTATCATTGTCATTACTTGAGGGATTTCGATCCTATGGTTATTGAATCAAATATTGGAAGTTTGGTGGACAATGACAATAAAGATTTTGTTATGGATGATATTGAGAAAAATGAACAAAAAGACAAAGTAAACATAGTTGAGAGACTAACACAAGATAAGGGAGATGTTGTGTCTAGTGTGTTGGAGTCAAATTTTAGTAATATGATTTCATTGTATAAGACCAGTAACGGTATGAGGGTCGGTGCATTTAATTTGAGTCATCGCTTGAGCGAAGAAGAATTTTCCTTGGCGTTATACATGTTTGATCCTATACTAAGTGGAAG tgaggTGTTAGTGGAGAATCCACAGTTTGTTGTGCAAAGAATACATTTTCTAAGTTTAAGGCCACACCATCATGTCCATCGAAAGGTATGTGTTATAAAAGTTTGTTTTTGTTAA
- the LOC133037951 gene encoding uncharacterized protein LOC133037951: MVVKWCKCGEEESWKTLIVRMELVVVPLMDVVNNHVILVVVNLNKKFVTIWDSKDDLKLHLHKQELVLELLEVLDDLFLVEVWNCFGVGWKFSNSMIIPGPSLPQQTAVSDCGVFVIKYMKILSEGRNMCAEFDPLSERLAVSLELVAGDNNLVKFTVSKDATEHHQHQLRQGDISSKRQRCRSPEKLLPLSKFSSKKKRRRYWQRFASYKKTRK, translated from the exons ATGGTTGTTAAATGGTGTAAATGTGGTGAAGAAGAGTCATGGAAAACATTGATTGTGCGGATGGAATTG GTAGTTGTTCCTCTGATGGACGTGGTGAACAATCATGTGATTTTGGTTGTAGTGAATTTAAACAAAAAGTTTGTTACAATATGGGATAGTAAGGACGATTTGAAGCTACATTTGCATAAGCAGGAATTAGTGCTTGAACTG TTAGAAGTGCTTGATGATTTGTTTTTGGTGGAAGTTTGGAACTGCTTTGGCGTTGGATGGAAATTTTCAAATTCGATGATAATTCCTGGTCCAAGTTTACCTCAGCAGACTGCAGTTAGTGATTGCGGTGTATTTGTGATAAAGTACATGAAAATCCTTTCTGAAGGGAGGAACATGTGTGCAGAG TTTGACCCACTTTCCGAGCGACTAGCAGTTTCACTGGAGTTGGTGGCTGGAGATAATAATCTTGTTAAATTTACTGTTTCTAAAGATGCTACTGAACACCATCAACATCAACTAAGACAAGGAGACATTAGTAGTAAAAGACAGCGGTGTCGTTCTCCAGAGAAATTGTTGCCTTTATCCAAATTTTCTAGTAAGAAAAAACGAAGGAGATATTGGCAAAGGTTTGCTTCATACAAGAAAACAAGAAAATGA